From the Sporichthyaceae bacterium genome, the window CGCAGCCCCGCGATGATCTCCGCGGTGACGAACGAGAACCTCACGCCGTGTACCCGTACACGCCGCGGTCCTGGTCGCGGACCATGCGCCCGTTGTCGAGCTCGACGACCCGCTTGCGCATCTGATCGACGATCGCCTGGTCGTGGGTGGCCATCACCACCGTGGTGCCGGTCCGGTTGATCCGGTCCAGCAGCTTCATGATCCCGACCGAGGTGTTGGGGTCGAGGTTCCCGGTCGGCTCGTCGGCGATCAGGATCAGGGGCCGGTTGACGAAGGCCCGGGCGATCGCCACCCGCTGCTGCTCGCCGCCGGACAGCTCGTCGGGCATGCGGTCGGCCTTGTCTGCCAGGCCGACCAGATCGAGCACCTCGGGGACGACCTTGCGGGTCAGCCCGCGCGACTTGCCCAGCACCTCCAGGGCGAACGCGACGTTCTCCTGCACGGTCTTGTTCGGCAGCAACCGGAAGTCCTGGAACACCGCCCCGATCTGGCGCCGCAGCGCCGGGACCTTCCAGTTCGACAGCCGGGACAGGTCCTTGCCGAGCACGTGGATGGCACCCTGCGAGGGCCGCTCCTCCTTGAGGATCAGCCGCAACATCGTCGACTTGCCCGATCCGGAAGCCCCGACCAGGAACACGAACTCGCCCTTGGCCACCTCGAGGGAGACCTCCCGCAGCGCAGGCTGATCCTGGCTCGGGTAGATCTTGGTGACGTTCTCCAGACGGATCATGGGACTGGTATCGCTCTCCCCGGGCGATGTGCCGGCGTGCCCGACACCTCGATATTAGGCGCCGAGACGAAACGGGCGCCCCCGATCCCGCCCGGTGTCGGGGCTCAGTCGCCGGAGCGTCGCCAGCGGATCCCGGCCTCGATGAAGTCGTCGATCTCGCCGTTGAACACGGCCGTCGGGTTGCCGACCTCGTGCTCGGTGCGCAGGTCCTTGACCATCTGGTACGGATGGATGACGTAGGACCGCATCTGGTTCCCCCAGGACCCGGACGAGTCGTCCTTGAGCGCGTTGATCTTGGCCTGCTCCTCGCGGCGGCGGACCTCGAGCAGCTTGGCCTGCAGGACCTCCATGGCCCGGGCCTTGTTCTGCAGCTGCGAGCGCTCGTTCTGGCAGGACACGACGATGTTGGTCGGGATGTGCGTCAGCCGGACCGCCGAGTCGGTGGTGTTGACGCCCTGCCCACCCGGGCCCGAGGAGCGGTAGACGTCGACCCGCAGTTCGTCCTCGGGGATCTCGACGTGGTCGGTGTGCTCGGTGACCGGGACGACCTCGACCGCGGCGAACGAGGTCTGCCGGCGGCCCTGGTTGTCGAACGGCGAGATCCGGACCAGCCGGTGGGTGCCCTGCTCGACCGACAGCGTCCCGTAGGCGTGCGGGGCGTGGACCACGAACGTGGCCGACTTGATGCCGGCCTCCTCGGCGTAGGAGGTGTCGTAGACCTCGGTCTTGTAGTTGTGCCGCTCCGCCCAGCGCAGGTACATCCGCATCAGCATCTCGGCGAAGTCGGCGGCGTCGACGCCACCGGCCTCGGAGCGGATCGTCACCAGGGCGTCACGGTCGTCGTACTCGCCCGACAAGAGCGTGCGGACCTCGAGATCGCCGATGTCCTTGGTCAGCGACGCCAACTCGACCTCGGCCTCGGCCCGGGTGTCGGCGTCGTCGGCCTCCTCGGCCATCTCCCAGAGCACGCCCAGATCGTCCAGCCGACGCCGGACCGAGTCGACTCGACCGATCTCGGAGGCGACCACCGACATCCGGCTGGTCACCTTCTGCGCCCGCTCCTGATCGTCCCAGAGGTTCGGCGCCCCGGCCTGCTCCTCCAGGTCGGCGTGCTCGCGCCGCAGCTTGTCGAGGTCGACGACGTGCTCGACGGAGGACAGCGTCGTCTCGAGCGCCTTGAGCGAATCAGTGAAATCGGGACCGGCCACCGTCCGACCCTACGCGGCGGCACCCCGTAGGGTCGCCGTGTGCCCGATGCGACGCCCACATCGTTCGGCGAGGACGGTGCGCGGCTGACCTACGGGTCGTACCTGCGGTTGCCCGAAGTGCTGGGTCAGCAACGCACGCTCGCCGACCCCCCGGCCCACGATGAACTGTTGTTCATCACCATTCATCAGGTCTACGAGCTGTGGTTCCAGGAAGTCCTGCACGAGCTCGAGGCGGTCCGGGCGGCCATGTTCGGTGATCGGCTGTGGCGGGCACGGCACCTGCTGTCCCGGGTCGCGACGATCGAGAAGGTGCTGATCGGCCAGGTCGACGTGCTGGAGACGATGACCCCGCAGGACTTCGGGGTGTTCCGCTCCCGGCTCGCACCGGCCAGCGGCTTCCAGTCCGCGCAGTTCCGGGAGATCGAGTTTCTGTCCGGGGCCAAGGACCCGGAGTTCCTGGAACGCTTCGTCGGGCTGACCGACGCCGAGAAGCAGCGGCTGGAACGGCGCCTGGCCGAGCCCACGCTCTGGGACGGCTATCGGCACGTGCTCGCCGCCCGCGGTCTGGCGACCGAGGGCAGCACGCCCGACGGGCGGGCGGCGATCGTCGAGTCGCTGCTGACCGTCGCCGGCGACCGCGACTCCTACGGCGCCGAGTGGGACCTGGCCGAGGCCCTGCTCGAGCACGATGCGAACGCCTGGCTGTGGCGCTCCCGGCATGTGGTGATGGTCGAACGACAGATCGGCACCCGCTCGGGGACCGGCGGCTCCTCCGGTGGGCCGTACCTGCGCAGCCGGCTGCCGGTCCGGTACTACCCGGTGCTGTGGGAGCTGCGCGACCACCTCTGAGTGCATCGGTTCATCTGCTGTTGGGCCGGCGTGCGTGGCTTCCGCAGCCGCGCCCGCACCAGATTGTCCACCGCCGTCGGGCACGTGCCGGACGTCCTCCCCCGGGAAAGTTGGTTCGGACAATGAAGAGCGGTGCGGCGACCTGTGCGGTCGCGAGTCTTGCGTTTGTAGCCGCCACAGTGGTGAGCGGTGTCGGCCCGGCTGCGGCCGACTCGAAGCCGAGCCCGGCGGGGTCCGCCCCGAAGGCCGGCGCGGCCAAGGCCCAGGTGGCCGCCAAGCCCATGGGTGGCGCGAAGGCCGGTGGCGGGTCGACCGCAATCGCCGGTGCCGACCCGCGGATGGCGCTCGGTGTCGGCGCGGCCGGCGCCGGCGCGTTACTGCTCGGTGCACCGCTCGTGCTCCGGGCGCGGTCCCGCCGTCTGTCGGTAGCCCGCTGACCGGCAAGGCAGCCATGAAGCGTCACGCCCGCGCCGGGCTGATCGGCGCGGGCGTGGGGCTCTTCACGGCCGGGATGGTCACGATCGTCGAGGCCGCGATCACGCCGCCGCAAATGCATTCCAGCGCCCCGATGCCGGCCGCGGGCCCGGGGGGACCCGCGCTGCGCACGGTGCGGCTGGGTGTGATTGTCCACGTCGACCCGACGCCGGGGCTGCTGGCCGCCTCCGCCCCGGTGCGCATCGACATCGCCGCGATCGACGTCCACGCCCCGGTGATCCCGCTCGGCCTGGCCGACGACGGCACCCTCGAGGTGCCCGCGCCAGGACCCGGATACGGCAACGTGGCCTGGTACGACCGGTCGCCGAGCCCGGGCGAGGTCGGTCCGGCGATCCTCACCGGCCACCTGGACTCCGCCCACGACGGACCCTCGGTGTTCTACCGGCTCGGCGCGTTGCGGCCGGGCGACCGGGTCCGGATCACCCGGGCCGACGGCAGCCAAGTCACGTTCCGGGTGGCCACGGTGACCCGTTACCCGCAACGGAATTTCCCCGTCGAGGACGTCTACGGCAACCTCGACCACCCCGGACTGCGCCTGATCACCTGCGGCGGCGACCTGGACCCGCACACCCGGCACTACCTGGACAACGTCGTGGTCTACGCCGACCTCGACTCGGTCACCGACACCTCGGCCGTCGGCGCCTGATCGCGCCGGACCCCCACCGGCCGATCACCGGATGGCCGGTGTGGGAAGAATCGGGACTGTGGCAGCAGATGGATCACCGGTGACCCGACTGACCCCCGTCGAACTCGATGCGCTCGGCCGCGCCTACTGGCGGCACGTCGTCGCCGAGGACCTGGGCGGGCGAGGGCAGGCCGATCTGGCCGGCGCGGTGGCCTCGCACCTGGAGCTGGCGGCCAACCGGCCGCAGGGCACGGCCCGGGTCCGGGTCCGCACGCCGCTGGTCGAACCCGACGGGTGGTCGGCCGCGGGCCGGTCGGTGATCGAGGTGGTCACCGATGACATGCCGTTCCTGGTCGACTCGGTGACCTCCGAGCTCAACCAGGCCGACCACGCGATCGCGCTGACCGTCCACCCGCAGCCGGTGGTCCGCCGCGACGTGGCCGGCGGCTTGCTCGGCCTGGCCGACCTAGCGGCACCTGGCGCGGAGGACACCCGGGAGTCCTGGATCCACGTCGAGATCGCCCGGGTCACCGCCGACGAGGCGAGCGCGATCGAGACGGGCCTGCGCCGGGTGCTGTCCGACGTGCGCAACTCCGTCGAGGACTGGCAGAAGATGGGCGAGGCGGCGCTGCGGGCCGCCGGCGACCTGCTCGGCGGGCAGGCGGACCCCGAGGCGGCCGCCGACCCCGAGCACGGCGAGGCCGCGGATCTGCTGTGCTGGCTGGCCGACAACCACTTCACGTTCCTGGGCTACCGGGAATACGCGCTGGAGAACGACGACCGGGGCGCGGCGCTGGTCGGCGTTCCGGGCAGCGGGCTGGGGATCCTGCGCGGCGACGCCCCGCTCTCGTTCTCCTTCGACGCGTTGCCTCCCGAGATCCGCGAACGGGTCTGGGAGGACCCGCGACCGGTCATCGTGAACAAGTCGACCTCGCGATCGACCGTGCACCGTCCGGCCTATCTCGACTTCATCGGCGTGAAGCGGTACGACGATCGCGGCCGCGTGCTGGGCGAGCGTCGGTTCCTCGGGCT encodes:
- the prfB gene encoding peptide chain release factor 2 — protein: MAGPDFTDSLKALETTLSSVEHVVDLDKLRREHADLEEQAGAPNLWDDQERAQKVTSRMSVVASEIGRVDSVRRRLDDLGVLWEMAEEADDADTRAEAEVELASLTKDIGDLEVRTLLSGEYDDRDALVTIRSEAGGVDAADFAEMLMRMYLRWAERHNYKTEVYDTSYAEEAGIKSATFVVHAPHAYGTLSVEQGTHRLVRISPFDNQGRRQTSFAAVEVVPVTEHTDHVEIPEDELRVDVYRSSGPGGQGVNTTDSAVRLTHIPTNIVVSCQNERSQLQNKARAMEVLQAKLLEVRRREEQAKINALKDDSSGSWGNQMRSYVIHPYQMVKDLRTEHEVGNPTAVFNGEIDDFIEAGIRWRRSGD
- a CDS encoding class F sortase produces the protein MKRHARAGLIGAGVGLFTAGMVTIVEAAITPPQMHSSAPMPAAGPGGPALRTVRLGVIVHVDPTPGLLAASAPVRIDIAAIDVHAPVIPLGLADDGTLEVPAPGPGYGNVAWYDRSPSPGEVGPAILTGHLDSAHDGPSVFYRLGALRPGDRVRITRADGSQVTFRVATVTRYPQRNFPVEDVYGNLDHPGLRLITCGGDLDPHTRHYLDNVVVYADLDSVTDTSAVGA
- the ftsE gene encoding cell division ATP-binding protein FtsE, with the protein product MIRLENVTKIYPSQDQPALREVSLEVAKGEFVFLVGASGSGKSTMLRLILKEERPSQGAIHVLGKDLSRLSNWKVPALRRQIGAVFQDFRLLPNKTVQENVAFALEVLGKSRGLTRKVVPEVLDLVGLADKADRMPDELSGGEQQRVAIARAFVNRPLILIADEPTGNLDPNTSVGIMKLLDRINRTGTTVVMATHDQAIVDQMRKRVVELDNGRMVRDQDRGVYGYTA
- a CDS encoding tryptophan 2,3-dioxygenase family protein — encoded protein: MPDATPTSFGEDGARLTYGSYLRLPEVLGQQRTLADPPAHDELLFITIHQVYELWFQEVLHELEAVRAAMFGDRLWRARHLLSRVATIEKVLIGQVDVLETMTPQDFGVFRSRLAPASGFQSAQFREIEFLSGAKDPEFLERFVGLTDAEKQRLERRLAEPTLWDGYRHVLAARGLATEGSTPDGRAAIVESLLTVAGDRDSYGAEWDLAEALLEHDANAWLWRSRHVVMVERQIGTRSGTGGSSGGPYLRSRLPVRYYPVLWELRDHL